A region from the Cryptosporangium arvum DSM 44712 genome encodes:
- a CDS encoding replication initiator, giving the protein MTKDSGALAGLLDSAGLTPDVLAGLIDIVGAGDLSELRRQLRTVGGCSRPIQLSGTVFRLDPASGVIAPSWYSTEEATGTLLVPCGSRHGVLCQACARRYAGDTWFLIYAGLAGGKGRAPSVRTHPRLFVTLTAPGFGPVHSSNVGSDGNPALCRPRRDRPICPHGLPAWCPARHPATDPLVGAPLCHGCYDWPGLVLFNAHASALWHRWRIQLGREVARLAGRTVRDVAALVRVACMRVAEMQARGAVHLHAIIRADAATDPDRAPPAWLTADLLAEAAIEAAGRVWMAAPLNRVGEWEFAWGRQVTADPIPPGNDDETERRLAAYLAKYVTKSLGVGLARRIGAPAEIPILDVPSHIRAVIGVAWRLGALPELQSLRLRAWAHQNGFRGTVAARTRTYSTTLTALHQQRRDYRAAQSDDDRFGDDVAGPTRFRYARNGLDAAGAWLAATEHDTNPEGD; this is encoded by the coding sequence ATGACCAAAGACTCAGGTGCGTTGGCCGGGCTCCTCGACTCCGCTGGGCTCACTCCGGACGTCCTCGCCGGTCTGATTGACATCGTCGGCGCCGGCGACCTGTCGGAGTTGCGGCGGCAACTGCGGACCGTCGGTGGCTGCTCCCGGCCGATCCAGCTGTCCGGAACCGTCTTCCGCCTCGACCCGGCCTCCGGCGTAATTGCGCCGTCCTGGTATTCGACGGAGGAGGCGACCGGAACTCTGCTTGTTCCATGCGGCTCCCGGCACGGCGTGCTGTGCCAAGCCTGCGCCCGGCGATATGCCGGTGACACCTGGTTCCTGATCTATGCCGGACTCGCGGGCGGTAAAGGTCGGGCGCCGTCGGTGCGGACACATCCGCGGCTGTTCGTCACGCTGACCGCACCCGGCTTTGGTCCGGTCCATTCCTCGAACGTCGGCTCGGACGGGAATCCTGCGCTCTGTCGTCCTCGGCGGGACCGGCCGATCTGCCCGCACGGCCTTCCGGCCTGGTGCCCGGCTCGGCATCCGGCGACCGATCCGCTGGTCGGTGCTCCGCTGTGTCATGGCTGCTACGACTGGCCCGGCCTCGTCCTGTTCAACGCGCACGCCTCGGCGCTCTGGCACCGCTGGCGTATCCAACTCGGCCGTGAAGTGGCTCGGCTCGCCGGTCGGACCGTGCGGGACGTCGCTGCGTTGGTGCGGGTCGCCTGCATGCGAGTCGCCGAGATGCAAGCGAGGGGCGCGGTCCACCTGCACGCGATCATCCGGGCCGACGCTGCGACCGATCCCGACCGGGCGCCTCCGGCCTGGCTGACTGCCGACCTGCTCGCAGAGGCGGCGATCGAGGCGGCCGGCCGCGTGTGGATGGCGGCTCCGCTGAATCGGGTGGGGGAGTGGGAGTTCGCCTGGGGCCGGCAGGTGACCGCTGATCCGATCCCGCCCGGCAACGATGACGAGACTGAGCGGCGGCTAGCGGCCTACCTCGCCAAGTACGTCACCAAGTCCCTCGGCGTCGGTCTGGCACGGCGGATTGGCGCACCGGCGGAGATACCGATCCTCGACGTCCCATCACACATCCGGGCCGTGATCGGTGTCGCCTGGCGGCTCGGCGCACTGCCAGAGCTCCAGTCGCTGCGGCTCCGGGCGTGGGCACATCAGAACGGATTCCGCGGCACCGTCGCTGCGCGGACACGGACGTACTCCACCACTCTGACCGCGCTCCACCAGCAGCGGCGTGACTACCGGGCCGCTCAATCGGACGACGACCGGTTCGGCGACGACGTCGCTGGGCCCACTCGCTTCCGCTACGCCCGGAACGGCCTCGATGCGGCCGGCGCCTGGCTCGCCGCTACCGAACACGACACCAACCCGGAAGGAGACTGA
- a CDS encoding helix-turn-helix domain-containing protein: MSGAATPTVVRRQLGRRLRLLREAAGVSVESVVADRRLGISRAKLYKLEAGKHPAKPQDVAALCRHYRASNEEIEALTTLALATQGSSWWHIFGEDTVPAWFSLYVDLEPAAASIRSYEAELVPGLLQTPEYALAVYQARNPTDDVNDLRRRVAVRMERQAILDRPTPPAFHAILNEAVLLREVGGPAVMAAQIDKLRGAADRPSTMIDVLPFKAGAHAAMESSFGILDFPDAEEDPSVVYLDSPSSAAYLQQRAELERYTTIFETVRTGTIPLQEYLT, from the coding sequence ATGTCCGGAGCGGCAACGCCTACAGTCGTACGTCGCCAGCTCGGCCGGCGGTTGCGCTTACTTCGTGAAGCGGCCGGTGTCTCGGTGGAGAGCGTCGTCGCTGACCGTCGTCTCGGGATCTCGCGAGCGAAGCTCTACAAGCTCGAAGCCGGCAAGCATCCGGCTAAGCCTCAAGACGTCGCGGCCCTCTGCCGTCACTACCGGGCGTCGAATGAGGAAATCGAAGCCCTGACGACGCTCGCGCTGGCGACGCAAGGCAGCAGCTGGTGGCACATTTTCGGTGAAGACACGGTTCCGGCGTGGTTCAGCCTCTACGTCGATCTCGAGCCTGCCGCAGCGTCGATCCGGTCGTACGAAGCTGAGCTGGTGCCTGGCCTGCTCCAGACACCTGAGTACGCGCTGGCGGTCTACCAGGCGCGCAACCCGACCGACGATGTGAACGACCTGCGGCGGCGCGTCGCAGTGCGGATGGAACGGCAAGCCATTCTCGATCGGCCGACACCGCCAGCCTTCCACGCCATCCTCAACGAAGCGGTCCTGCTTCGGGAGGTCGGCGGGCCGGCGGTCATGGCGGCTCAAATCGACAAGCTGCGCGGGGCTGCGGATCGTCCGTCGACCATGATCGACGTGCTTCCGTTCAAGGCTGGCGCGCACGCTGCCATGGAAAGCTCGTTCGGGATCCTCGACTTCCCCGACGCGGAGGAAGACCCGTCCGTGGTCTACCTCGACTCGCCCAGCTCGGCCGCCTACCTCCAGCAGCGTGCAGAGTTGGAGCGGTACACAACGATCTTCGAGACCGTCCGGACCGGCACCATTCCCCTCCAGGAGTACCTGACATGA
- a CDS encoding DUF397 domain-containing protein, with protein MSDPRFFKSSYSGGSGGNCVECAYGSDSVFVRDSKDTDGTVLSFGRPAWATFIDDARRGLFDQPR; from the coding sequence ATGAGCGACCCGCGGTTCTTCAAGAGCAGCTACTCCGGCGGTAGCGGGGGCAACTGCGTCGAGTGCGCGTATGGCTCCGACTCCGTGTTTGTCCGCGATAGCAAGGACACTGACGGAACTGTGCTCTCGTTCGGTCGGCCGGCCTGGGCGACCTTCATCGATGACGCTCGGCGTGGACTCTTCGATCAGCCGCGTTAG